The nucleotide sequence TCTCAAGTACCCCCCTAACAGGCCAtggtttcaggttttcctttactttgcacagctgcttttaAATCAATATCGATGACAGTGTATTGatgataagagctattttatctaagggaagttcccaaaacatggcccattgggggtacttggtgGTCGGTCTTGtaatccagtggttctcaacctccatCCTCGAGTACAGCACAACCTTTCAGGATATCTTCTTTACCAGGTCAGACGTCTAGGCCATTATATTCACTTTGGTACATTCCGATGCTACCCACAGATCGGGAGGCCAATGATTTACCAAAACAGCACCAGGATGAAggtctaggacagtgatggcgaaccttggcaccccagatgttttggaactacatttcccatgatgcttatgcactctgcagtgtagttgagcatcatgggaaatgtagttccaaaacatctggggtgccaaggttcgccatcactggtctaggagcTTACACCTTTATCCCTTTCACTGCAGAGCCAATATATTTTACCAGGGCGGTAACGTGGGGGAACTCTGTTCCAGGCACCTCCAGCACTAAATCAATGTAATGACAAGATTTTTTGGGGTGTGATGAAGGGTCGAttgatgctgggggggggggggggatctactgTCACAGGGGCATCTGTTGTTGGGACCCCCGATATCTCTCCTTTGAGacagactggggaatctgtgtccgcAGCCTCTTTCTCTATTGCGAATGGGCAGAAGATAGCAgctcctgtccattcataaactgagcagagtaaatacacacaggttactctgctcagttttCACAGGAGCGATCTCGCTAACTGTGCCCCAATTCAGAAAAGGCAGGGGCCAGCAAGTACACACATCTAAATGCATGCATATGagtgtacatttattttactGGCCACAATAAATTAATATTCGAGCCAATAGAATGAGTTTGTGCTCATAAATGTCACATACGTGCATACACACAAGATTAAATACATTCTTTCTGAGACCGTAAAGTGATaatagtagaaagaaatgtttggacagccgcactctggaaaaaccttctcggttgccttttattgataaaagtattcaaacaccacagcaaagacaggggcatacagctgacatttcgcactacaatcagcgcttactcatagctagagtaagcactgattgtagtgcgaagcgtcagctgtatgcccctgtctttgctgtgatgtttgaaaacttttatcaataaaaggcaaccaagaaggtttttccagagtgcggctgtccaaacatttctttctactattgctttgtgcattgccggcacctgggtttctctgagaggatacagattcatccacataccctattggagcggtgactcttctgccttaaagtgatactaaaggtttgtttaaaaacagagtggccctgatccttcaTCGAGTGCCCCCAAAGAGACCGCATttcatgggggcacttgtgcaggtGCGCTCCCGAGTTTTGCTGCTGCGTTCAatgacagacagcaggacttgaccCCGCCTCCcgctcactggatttgattgacagcaggagccaatgggtcctgctgctatcaatctatacaaTGAGAACAGACAGTGTGTGGAGCTTCTGTGCTCATTCTTGTAACTGTAACAATTGGGTTTGTGTAAGTAAAAAGGGTGGGGCCTGCTGCAGCAcggatggtttttcaccttaaaggggtggttcaccctaaaaactactttttttttattacaatggccccccacattacactacgattaaggctattattttttttaaagctgtacatacctttgtacagcatattcacccgttgcgagtcccgcgggagtgggcgttcctcgcatgtctgtgattgacattttgaccaaaaacgagctcccccgtcacgtaagccgcgtcacgattggcgaaaggagccgaacggcgatgcgcagtatagcgccgactcgccgttcggctcctttcgccaaccgtgatgcggcttacgcgacggggggagctcgtttttggtcaaaatgtcaatcagacatgtgaggaacgcccactcccgcgggactcgcaacgggtgaatatgctgtacaagggtatgtacagcatcaaaaaaataataatagccttaatcgtagtgtaatgtggggggccattgtaataagaaaaaagtttttagggtgaaccacccctttaatgcattaaaGTTGGAAAACactgagactttacaaccccctttaagctGAACTCAAGGCAGGTATAGAATACACAAAGTAAtggtaatgcagctctgtatcatTTAATACATCCTTAAAActgctttctttaaaaaaaaaaaagtttaagttgCTGAATTTGGCCTGGTATCGGCCACTTGTGGTCCCAGTACAGTAGTGATGGAGTGtgaaaggaagaaggaaggagCACGTGGAACCAGTGtgaaaggaagaaggaaggagCACGTGGAACCAATCTGTTAATGTGCTGACAAGGAGCATGCTCataggaggagagagagcagagagatagATAATAAGCttatcactgtccagtcacaggctggggtggATCCAGTATGATCTGACTTCAGACAAAGTTGGTGATCATCAGATTTAGGACAACTGGTGGCAGTTCTGTCAGAAACCTCTAGATTCAATGTGAATATTTTCTGTGTCAATATGCCAAATGCTTACTTTATCATTTTTAACAGctatttattttatgttgttaTTTTTGCTTTAACAAATCTAAATAATGTGAGAGCCTCCCAAAACATTTTGATTTATTTGTATGCAGTCAGGTAGGCCTTGCACTATAAAGTTGttagtaaatctaaagaaaattgtacagtCAGAATGATGACTTCTATGCAAAAATGACAGAATACAGTATTTGAATGTTCCTTTAAACCCACCTTGTCATTATCCTTAAAGTGATCCTCCAAAAATACAGTgatatgtcgcgtacacacggtcggaatttccgacaacaaatgttcgttgggagcttgttgtcggaaaatcccaccgtgtgtatgctccatcggacatttgctgttggaatttccgacaacaaaatgtttgggagctggttctcaatttctgGTCGGAAATTTCATTCGTCTGtgtgcaattctgacgcacaaaaatcattaaacttcatttttcacgCCTTGTcgtacgtgaccacgttcttgacttcggaatttccaacatttgcgtgaccgtgtgtatgcaagacaagtttgagccaacattccgtctgaaaaaaatccacggttttgttgtaggactgtccgatcgtgtatacgtggCAAAAAGAGTCCACTTCCGACTGTATAGAGTTAGGATTTTGAGATTGTCCAAAATGAGAAAGCCAGTGAGAAGTTTTGTAAGAATGAAGTTACTATCAATACAATAAATCTGTATTGAATAatgccggccatagatggagcgaatccCCCATTTAATGCAGTCggtgttgattgggggggggggggggggttgggtatcCGTCCCATGGAGCCATTGTGTCCCCCACCTGGAGAACAGTGATTATAGCTAGCGGGTATAATAGCCTCTAGctctaattgcatgtaaaatccaacaggctggttgattgatcaacttgggtacattcaggctggctgtatatatatatatatatatatatatatacacacacacacgtgtatgtgtatatatattatatacatggtttgaatcgcagctggtccctgctgaactggctcaGATTTAAACAGTTTACGGCCTGTTGAGGGTGAATGTTAAGATTAGTAAATTCATTATCGTGCAGTATTATCTCAATAAACTGCCACCTTCTTGACTCAAAATTACAGTGCAGAGCTTGCCAAGCAGGGTTACAGATGTATAAATATACCTCACCTGTAGGACTAAGGCAGTGCCCTTGAGGAGTCAGAAAAGTATATATGTATTTGTTACTTTCCCAAATTGCCTgattaaaatgttttgtttctcTCCCAAAAGGTGAAAATTAACTTTCGTTGTACAGGAATATACAACAAATGATAAACAAGGCATCGCTATGGCAGACACCACAAAGCTGGATCCAGACTATGAGTGCCCCATTTGCTGGAACCCTTACAATAACACCTTCCGCATTCCCAAACTCTTAACATGTCACCATTCCTTTTGTTTGGAGTGCCTGGCCCGTCTGAGCTTTGCCACTCATATTCACAACCGGCTGCAATGCCCACTGTGTCGCCAAACCACAGCTCTCCATTTAGATCAGACGGTTACGAACTTACCCAACAACACCACCATACTGGGCCAGCTTAAGCTAGAGCCAGAGAGAAATGGACTATGTGCTAGAGACTCTCGGAGGCTAAATTTCTTCCAACGGCCACCCTCCGTctataccctcaacatgggtcaTGACACGGGGTCCATAGACGAAACTTACCAGACGGACCTCCAGCCCACATTAACCACTATTCCCTCAGATGAATCTACCTGGC is from Rana temporaria chromosome 9, aRanTem1.1, whole genome shotgun sequence and encodes:
- the RNF183 gene encoding E3 ubiquitin-protein ligase RNF183, yielding MADTTKLDPDYECPICWNPYNNTFRIPKLLTCHHSFCLECLARLSFATHIHNRLQCPLCRQTTALHLDQTVTNLPNNTTILGQLKLEPERNGLCARDSRRLNFFQRPPSVYTLNMGHDTGSIDETYQTDLQPTLTTIPSDESTWQCLHNPQFRMFSYLMITMLVVSLLLIFSIFWTRKMFLGPG